In the genome of Pristis pectinata isolate sPriPec2 chromosome 10, sPriPec2.1.pri, whole genome shotgun sequence, one region contains:
- the LOC127575353 gene encoding four and a half LIM domains protein 2-like, giving the protein MGDCYNCRYCKDSLHGKKYILRENNQYCIKCYENLYSNTCEDCKAPIGSNCKDLSYKDHHWHEQCFKCAKCGHPLAEKPFAAKDDNLLCMECYSDEYSSKCFNCKKTIMPGSRKMEYKGNSWHETCFACERCQQPIGIKPFIPKENANYCVPCYEKQFAHHCSSCKKAITTGGVTYHDLPWHRECFLCTGCKMQLTGQHFTSRDDFPYCLDCFRNLFSKKCVACSQAIAGFGSSKYVSFEDRQWHNDCFNCNKCAISLVGQGFLSKRDAVLCPECGRDV; this is encoded by the exons atgggggATTGCTACAATTGTCGTTATTGCAAAGattccctccatggcaagaaATACATCTTGCGAGAGAACAACCAGTATTGTATCAAATGCTATGAAAATCTCTACTCCAATACATGTGAAGACTGCAAGGCACCAATCGGCAGTAATTGCAAG GATTTGTCCTACAAGGATCATCACTGGCATGAACAATGTTTCAAGTGTGCTAAGTGTGGCCATCCTCTTGCTGAGAAACCTTTTGCTGCCAAGGATGATAATCTCCTGTGCATGGAATGCTATTCTGATGAGTACTCTTCAAAATGCTTCAACTGCAAAAAGACCATCATGCCTG GATCTCGTAAAATGGAATACAAGGGAAACAGTTGGCATGAAACTTGCTTTGCTTGTGAACGCTGCCAGCAGCCAATAGGAATCAAGCCTTTTATCCCTAAGGAAAATGCTAACTACTGTGTACCATGCTATGAGAAGCAGTTTGCTCACCACTGCTCATCCTGCAAGAAG GCAATAACCACTGGAGGTGTGACTTACCATGACCTACCATGGCACAGGGAGTGCTTTTTGTGTACTGGATGTAAAATGCAGCTGACAGGTCAACATTTCACCTCGAGGGATGACTTCCCTTACTGCCTGGATTGCTTCAGGAATCTCTTTTCCAAAAAGTGTGTTGCCTGTTCCCAAGCAATTGCTG GTTTTGGAAGCTCAAAGTACGTCTCATTTGAGGATCGCCAATGGCACAATGATTGCTTCAACTGCAACAAATGTGCCATTTCCTTGGTTGGGCAGGGATTTCTCTCAAAACGTGATGCTGTCCTTTGTCCTGAATGTGGTCGAGATGTTTAA